The Anaerosporomusa subterranea genome contains the following window.
GCCTCAATATTCGACAAGCTACAGGAACCATCGGGCACGGTGACTATGGTTAACGGCGCTGGCGAAGAGCAATACATCGGATATTCTAAGCTTCCAGGATCGAACTGGCTTGTCGCGGTACGTACTCCAACTGCTGAGTTAAAAGAGCTTCGCCGTTTAGTGATTTACCAAATTATCGCTGTATCGCTAATTACCATTTTCTTAGCGGTTGCGATTGGCATATATACATTGCGCCGCTATATAAAACCGTTCGAAAGACTAGTTCAAGCATTCAGTTCTGTTAGAAAAGGAAAATATCGTGCAATTACTCCAACAGACTATGCCAGCGAATTCGATGAAATCGTGCAAGCCTATAACCTCACTGTGAAAAGACTTGAAGATCTCCATAACGCCTTACGCGGCGCTGCCGATATTGACGGTTTGACCGGAGCCTATAATCGTCGGGCTTTTGACCAAACCTTGGCGTCGCTGTATAGCGAAATGCAAGCCGGCTCGCTGACAAGCCTTGGAATACTGTTTTTAGACCTGGATAACTTCAAAAATCTGAATGATACGCAGGGGCACCAAGCTGGAGATGACGTTTTACGGGATTTTGCCGCTTTAGCTAGGTCGGTGGTAGAACCCCGCACGCTTTTCCGGTACGGCGGTGATGAATTCGTGATTATTCTGCGGGATCTCCCCCGCAGCACAATAATTTCTTTAGCTGAAGAGCTACGCTCACTATCTGAAAAGGAACTGCGAGGCTGTACCATGAGTATCGGTATCGCAACCTATCCTGAAAACTCCAATTCTATTGATGAATTATTGGTTTTTGCTGATAAAGCGCTATATATTAGCAAGAGTATGAAGAATACGGTGACAGCCTCCCTTTAAATTCTAATACGTTTATAAAAACTGCAGGGGCGACTCATGAGTCGCCCCTGCAGTTTTTATCTTACTATTCGTCGCGCACTGTTTGTGCTTGCGGGTTACCCTCAGCGGCACTCCTATTAGCAAACTACAAGCTCTTATGCACCACATAGCTGAGGACAAATCCGGCGGCCAGATACCGGTGCAGGCTGCGAAACATCCTCTGCGCGGGTAGTTGGCGTAGCTTCAGACCGAGGATTGCCAGTGCGCTGATGAACAACAACGCAGCAACGCCGGAGTAAACCCTAGGATGGGCGATAGGACCGCGCCAGCCAGAGAACATGATATATGCATGCACCAGCAGCAGGCTCAATGCACATACACCAAACAACGGGTGTAAATAACGCAGACTGGAAATACACGTTTTCACAAAGGCGTCACTCACAGCCGATAGCGCTAGCTTGCGTTTTCGCGCCTGTAGATACATTTCTCTGAGCAAGTAGTACGCCACTGCCAGAAAGCTGGCGACGATAGCAATCTTGGCTACTGTTTTAGCCACAGAGCGGACTGTCGGTCGTGGGAATTGGCCGAGAAAAGCAAATTGTACATCAAAAACGATGATCGCAACCGTCAAAGCGAAGACAGTCGTGCCAATGATAACAAACTGTGCTGATAATGCTTTGCTCATATTCTCGATTTTCTTAATCAACTCCATAGATACGCCTCCCGAGACTTCTGTTACAGTTTGTTTCGACAGAGCAGAAAAACGTCCTGCACATTAATAAATAAAAGCGTCCTCTTCGTTGTATTGTCCGCCAGACAGAGGACGTTGTTTTCTTTTCTATTTGGCGAACTTAAGTGACAATGTAGTTTAGCGAGCAGGAATATACAGCCTAGCGTGGAAGTTCAACTATCAAAACACGTAATCTGGCAGACTAGGAGTTGGCACTCATTGTGATCGCTGCAGGGAAAATTCTTCTCACACTCAGCATTATTGTTTTTTTATTGCGCCTTAAGACACCGATAGCAAAGGCCATGTTAGGCGGCTCACTCGTTTTATTCTTTTTATCAGAACCCACGCTGCCAAAGCTGACAACAGCCGCCTGGGCGACAGTCAGCAGCCATAGCGCTTGGGAGATTCTCCTGGCTCTTTACTTTGTCATGTGCCTTGAATATCAACTGCGAACGCATGGCATCATTGACGGTTTGATGGCAGCAGCCCGCCGCCTCTTGCAGAGCGACCGTGTTCTTCTGGCGGCAATGCCTGCTTTCCTCGGCTTTTTGCCATCTCTCGGCGGTGCTATTTTCTCGGCTCCTCTGGTAGAAAATGCGAGTAGAAGCTATCAGATCTCCGCCGAAGTCAAATCAGCCGTTAACTACTGGTTTCGCCATGTCTGGGAATTTACAAACCCCATTATGACTGGCATGTTGCTGGCTAGCCAAATCTCTAACATTCCGCTTGCCGATCTCATTGTGAAAATGGCATGGATAACTGTTTTTACGTAACTGTTTTTACGATCTTGATTGGCTGGTTGTTCTTGGTTGTTCCTTTAAAACCCACTACCGACCCTGCCTCTGTTCTTGAAAGGGACACTGATTTGATCAGCA
Protein-coding sequences here:
- a CDS encoding sensor domain-containing diguanylate cyclase, which codes for MRFANRVTILLAILIVISSLIQFLAFDRIFLSTTNTLLLATNEKAAQNIGETLASYFTRTQDVVKTIAADPDIRENPNSLNKVNSLIPEINMIFILDTQGNVLRATGANTGANVAKRDYFPRAMQGETYISNVFTSAANRQVIAIATPILENGSVSGVVVASVWLHDNYLSSMFDNKSFGRNGIIMITDAEGIVIYHPDKSRIGKKASIFDKLQEPSGTVTMVNGAGEEQYIGYSKLPGSNWLVAVRTPTAELKELRRLVIYQIIAVSLITIFLAVAIGIYTLRRYIKPFERLVQAFSSVRKGKYRAITPTDYASEFDEIVQAYNLTVKRLEDLHNALRGAADIDGLTGAYNRRAFDQTLASLYSEMQAGSLTSLGILFLDLDNFKNLNDTQGHQAGDDVLRDFAALARSVVEPRTLFRYGGDEFVIILRDLPRSTIISLAEELRSLSEKELRGCTMSIGIATYPENSNSIDELLVFADKALYISKSMKNTVTASL
- a CDS encoding DUF401 family protein, translated to MALIVIAAGKILLTLSIIVFLLRLKTPIAKAMLGGSLVLFFLSEPTLPKLTTAAWATVSSHSAWEILLALYFVMCLEYQLRTHGIIDGLMAAARRLLQSDRVLLAAMPAFLGFLPSLGGAIFSAPLVENASRSYQISAEVKSAVNYWFRHVWEFTNPIMTGMLLASQISNIPLADLIVKMAWITVFT